The Chloroflexus aggregans DSM 9485 genome segment TTTAGCCTGATCAACGTTCTGCCCAACGGAAGGTTCGGTTTGATGGTGTGCTGTCACCGAACTCGTGGTAAACACTGACTACCTGATCCGTTGTTGAATACTTTCGCGGCTGATGTACCACTGGGTACGAAGTTCTAGCGGCCAATACTGGCATTTACTGTCTAACTCGCGTAATGTATTTCGATCGCCAATCCATGCAAGAGCTTCAATCGCTTTACGCCGTAAATAGATCGGCGAGAGTGAAGCAGCCGACATCTCAAGTGTAAATTCACCTTCAACAAAGCGGGGTAGTGGTACTTGCCAGAGTGCAATCTCTTCGATAAGTTGCTTAATGGTAAGTTTATTGTTTCTCTCTCCTTCCGCGATCGTAATCGAACGATTCGTTGCTCCTTCACCAATCCAGGCCAACGATTGCAACGCGCGCGCTTTGACATTCTGACTGGGGTTGTTGATCAAGAGATGGATTAACCAGTCAATAATGAATGGTTGATCTATGCGAAGACGGCCAACCAGATACGCCAGTTGTTGCGCGGCAGGATTCGGCATACTACGTTTGTGGCGAATTAATGCAGCAATGAGTGGTGTTACATACTCCGGATCAAACAAAGTTAACGCATCAGCCGCCGACCACATCGTGTCCATCCATTCGCTGCTGATGGTTGTTGTACTGGTATCTAAAGGATGCGTGATTATTCGCAACAGAAAACGGGCATCGCATGCTTGCTGTATTGGGGAGATACTAACATCAGCGAGTGCAAATGCCGCAACGGCCCGTTCAGGGGCAAGTGGTGAGGTTATGATGCAATCACGTAGCTGTTGGCGCATTGCTTCACCTTTCAGCCAATGATGCATGAGTTCAATTAACGGACGGTCGTCGCGGAGTTGTTTGAGCGTGATACGTGTACGATCAAAGGACTCTTCTTTCTGTTTCTGTAGTCGACGAAAATCAGGTAAATACAGATCGCGTAATGCACGAGCAGCGGCAATTCGCACATTGCTATACTCATAGCGTGGTCCACTACTTGTTTGACGTACTTTATCGACCAAAATTTGACGTAAATATTGTCGTATCTGTGGATGATCAATCTTACCGAGCGCTTTCACCAGCAATTCACGCCGTTCGGCACTTGGTTCGCGCCGTTCATCAAGGTGGAGCAGGCAGTTATCGATAAGTTCGTTGCGTAAAGTGAGAGGTACTGATTGCAGTTTATTAGGGGGGAGGGCTTCAAGGCAACGGGCGGCAATGACCGCCAGGCGTTGATTGCCATTACGCAACGATTTGGCAATACGGCTAAGGAGTTCCTCTGGTTGGTCGAGCAAGTTGGCGAGCGCATAGAGCGCTTCTTCCCACCAGCGTTGTCGTTCAACATCGGCGCACAGTGCCACAATATCATCGAGCTTGCTAGAACGATCCGGGGCACGACATAACGCCTGGGCTGTACAATAAGCAGCAACAGCTTGATTGGTAAAGTAAATCTCGCGCTGACCGATCATTGAGATTAATCGGGTTTGCCCGAGTTGATAAAACAACTCTTCAAGATTGTAATCACGATTGTGTCGCACTTCTGCGAGCAACGTAAACACTTCACCGATCGTTAGTGCATCGCGCATGTGCCAGTGCATGTACCATGCAATTTGGTACAGACTCGCGCGAGCTACGTCGCCCATTTGATAACGATGATCGAGCACACGTAGCTCTTGAGTGAGAAATTCTTCAATAATGTTATGGTAGACAATCGGTTGCTGATTGAGACCGGCGAGGCGATTAACAATCAGTATCAGCATCCGTGGATCACTGGCAAGATGGAGGAGACGATTTTCACGTATGCGATCAATTATATTGCGAGCTTGCCGACGATAACGTTGGCGAAGGTATGCGACGATGCCCGGTTCGTCAAGAGGTTGAATAGCAAGAATAGTAACCGGTTGTTCAAATGCTAGTGAGGTGAAGGCTTGTGGCGCAGCAACAACGAATCGCTGATCGGTGAGACGGTTGCGAACGGTATTTAGATCGTGAATCAAATCTTTCCAGTGCGACTCGGCAATCTGATCGACATCATCAAGTAAAAACACACAGCGGGGGCGGGAGTTGGCGCCACTTGTTGTACCGCGAAACAACAGCTCAAGCGTTTTAGCAAACTCCACGTGCTGTTGTCGTACCCGTTCAATGATGTGGTCGTAGAGACGAATATCACCGCGTGCTTGCTCGTAGCCGGCTAACGAGACAAAGACACCAACCGGTGCATTGATATCGCGTTGGGCTTGCCGAGCAAGATCATGGCAAATACGCCGCAAAAT includes the following:
- a CDS encoding CHAT domain-containing protein, with protein sequence MDRRTSLLIRPRRTNRTSNSSPTYLIDLEFGDGRRITTTDEVQLHLPPPETSDPDAISRYGQELFSRLFPGRLATSFNTTRLIAIQQQQPLRLRLAIDPQDAILQAIPWELLYLPALDAQSRPQPLATSDQVLFSRYIDSEQFPLGDPLEHRPIRMLIVLSEPSDLNRWGLATFDRKATEQDFKLRFRPFQDTGQLELEVLPVASESALRNALERGSHLSERERGFDVVLYIGHALFAPQYGTRLLLEDGSQRRGRLFDGGEFARLITQLPSTHKPTLIALVACNSATVDLHAPLSNLAARLIAESGVPAVIAMQRLVAIDLARDFTQHLTEMLLRSGLIDLAVTTARRRIYRADTLGWSTPVLYTRLSNGRLFQSSTLLSYVEWVLSQAEITRWAGDEYIDLDCITIPPGQTWQLFQYRPENSPKPISARDTILSLVSNTSTSIAPSQQLVLLTGSHQSGQTTILRRICHDLARQAQRDINAPVGVFVSLAGYEQARGDIRLYDHIIERVRQQHVEFAKTLELLFRGTTSGANSRPRCVFLLDDVDQIAESHWKDLIHDLNTVRNRLTDQRFVVAAPQAFTSLAFEQPVTILAIQPLDEPGIVAYLRQRYRRQARNIIDRIRENRLLHLASDPRMLILIVNRLAGLNQQPIVYHNIIEEFLTQELRVLDHRYQMGDVARASLYQIAWYMHWHMRDALTIGEVFTLLAEVRHNRDYNLEELFYQLGQTRLISMIGQREIYFTNQAVAAYCTAQALCRAPDRSSKLDDIVALCADVERQRWWEEALYALANLLDQPEELLSRIAKSLRNGNQRLAVIAARCLEALPPNKLQSVPLTLRNELIDNCLLHLDERREPSAERRELLVKALGKIDHPQIRQYLRQILVDKVRQTSSGPRYEYSNVRIAAARALRDLYLPDFRRLQKQKEESFDRTRITLKQLRDDRPLIELMHHWLKGEAMRQQLRDCIITSPLAPERAVAAFALADVSISPIQQACDARFLLRIITHPLDTSTTTISSEWMDTMWSAADALTLFDPEYVTPLIAALIRHKRSMPNPAAQQLAYLVGRLRIDQPFIIDWLIHLLINNPSQNVKARALQSLAWIGEGATNRSITIAEGERNNKLTIKQLIEEIALWQVPLPRFVEGEFTLEMSAASLSPIYLRRKAIEALAWIGDRNTLRELDSKCQYWPLELRTQWYISRESIQQRIR